One Acidobacteriota bacterium genomic region harbors:
- a CDS encoding TlpA family protein disulfide reductase: MSLMTIGLIGSAILLIAAIASSLFKSSEKETPTVVPAQPGQPQIAQQAPPQLPSDLAPAVYQASFKTLDGKTKKLADYAGKVVVVDLWATWCGPCRQEIPHLIEMANAYKSKGVEVVGLTNENPVADEEKVKMFSKEFKINYSIGWADPQMQIGLMNGRNGIPQTIIIGRDGKVKQHFVGFSAMISPQQMKAALEAAITG, translated from the coding sequence ATGTCACTGATGACCATTGGCCTGATTGGGTCGGCAATCCTCTTGATCGCCGCCATTGCATCAAGCCTGTTCAAGAGCAGTGAAAAGGAAACCCCGACCGTTGTTCCCGCTCAACCGGGCCAACCGCAAATTGCCCAGCAAGCGCCTCCGCAATTGCCTTCCGACTTGGCTCCGGCGGTGTACCAAGCGAGCTTCAAAACTTTGGACGGAAAGACCAAAAAGCTGGCCGATTATGCGGGCAAAGTCGTGGTCGTGGATTTGTGGGCGACCTGGTGCGGGCCTTGCCGACAGGAAATTCCGCACCTGATCGAAATGGCCAACGCCTACAAAAGCAAAGGGGTCGAAGTTGTCGGATTGACCAACGAAAATCCAGTAGCGGATGAAGAGAAGGTCAAAATGTTCTCGAAAGAATTCAAGATCAATTATTCAATCGGCTGGGCGGATCCGCAAATGCAAATCGGGTTGATGAACGGGCGAAATGGAATTCCCCAGACGATCATCATCGGACGCGACGGCAAAGTGAAACAGCACTTTGTCGGGTTCAGCGCGATGATCAGTCCGCAACAGATGAAGGCTGCGCTGGAAGCAGCTATCACCGGATAA